In the genome of Silurus meridionalis isolate SWU-2019-XX chromosome 17, ASM1480568v1, whole genome shotgun sequence, the window aaataaaaaacttttaattttattcCTGTAGGTGGAAGTTATGGATGGATGtagggttgttgtttttttttgcctttgagGCAATAATTAAATCTATATTTAagacactctgtgtgtgtgtgtgtgtgtgtgtgtgtgtgtgtgagagagaaagagagagagagagagagagagagagagagagagagagagagaaaatgtttttatatactaTAACAGACTTCAGATGTTATTTGTGCCACATCATAAGCAGTAATGtaattctttaaataaacatttcctcTCAAAAATAAGTTTTATTATCATGTGTTCTTTAATCTTTAATGTATAAGGGTAATACATTTACTTCtacactttttaattttaaataagttTTTTATCATACAGTATAAAACTGGAGATTCAACCTATTGTTTAGCTGCCAACAACAAACATCTAAGTAATAACTGGATTCTTGATCAGGAGTGGGTTTTGTGTGGTTTCTCAGGAACTGGAAAGCACAGGATTATTGACCTCTGACCCTCGACTGAGGGACTGCATGCAACAGCTTCATCAAGCAGTGCATGAGTCTGCTGGGACAGCAATGATGGACCAAGAGCTCTTCAGAAAGTAAGTTtgtgtgcatatacagtattgtgcaaaggttttaggcaggtgtaaaaaaaaaaaatgctgtaaagtaataATGCTTTCAGAAATgttaagaatatttttttttaaatggaaaagtaattgaacagaagagaaatccaaatgaaataaatatttggtgtaactacagtttttgaaggaactcgcCAGGTAGGTTGTTTCATCTCGGATAACTAACCACAGATCATCTGTGCATGTAGGCGTAAAGATCAGGTGTTGAGATCAGTGCCTTCTGGGGGCTAAATCACCAATTCCAGAacttattgttgtttttttatgatgaagatagttcttaatgacattggtTGTAAGTTTGGGAccctgctgccatttttcttcACCCTAGTTCTTATGTTTTCGTGCATTATTGTGTTGCTTGCCTTGTTTCAATGTTCGAGCTTTTTGGCCACAATTCTTTAGTGAAGACCACTTCTGGATGGACTTCTCTGGTCAGATAATGGGGTTACATGGGTCTCACTGGTTTCCACTAGTTCTTTGCTGATAGCACTTCTGGACATTGATGTTAAAGGGCAataagcatgatgtgtctttcatctgctaTATTAAGTTTACTTGGCTAACCACCGCATCTACGATCCTCAACATTTATCATtcgtttttgctttttcaacaAATCTTGAAAACCCAATCTGCGTTTAAATCCTTGCCTGGGAGAGTCCTTGCTGATGTAAaactaccttgtgtcttgttgctgtgctcagtcaaTGTCATTGTATATGACCTGTGAAATTTAATTAACTTTCACAACCACACCTTAGTAGCAGAGTCTGGCTATCCTTCACCCAGTTTTaagcctcctacacagctgtttctgtttcagttaatgatAGTCTTTCAACCTTCATATGAAATTGATAATCATGAGCACCTGCTGGTAATAATTCTTCAATCATACACCTGACTATAATCCTACAAAAATTcctgactatatatatatatatatatatatatatatatatatatatatatatatatatatatatatagatgttcCCCAAATTACGATGGTTTGACTTTCGGATTTTAaatcttacgatgacgatagcgatacgacaaaaatgtaaaaatattttacattttgtgcaaCAGGCACAGGCAGTAGCGTTCGATGTATGCTAAGTTGGATgtgcagctgggatgagcgtatctcttgccctgtgagatgccccactccCGCTTGCGGTCGACGGAGTAAAGTTGTCCCAGTGTTAGTATGaatttgtttctgtttcaaAAGGTTTCAAACTGCAATTTTAGTTATAAAAGTATGTCTTAAAAGcacccaagtatgtctcctactggtagtgaaaaaaagaaaaggaaagccatcagtttgtagcagaaaatgaaaattataaatcagcatgaagcaggaaagacttATGGTATGTTTGACTTACGATTGGATCGTCGTAACGTATCTACATAGAGGACTACCTCTATGTATctatataaaagcattttagtttttagtattttttacaCCTGTCtaaatttgaaatgtaaaatatgtagcATGAGCATTGAACTGTGTTGAagtttgtatgtgtatttatttgtataaatataagtatacataagtatatataagtataaataaGGAAATATTGAATCCAATTCACAAGATATGTAGTTTAATACCACTCTATCAAGTACTAAATTCAGAGGAAAACACAGAGCCACAAATAtatactcatacatacacacaaaccatACAACAAACAGAAtaatgtagctgtaaacactgagacctgttttttgtttgtgtgtgcttggtATTATATGGGCGAAGCAATACCAAATGCATGTTCCATCCCTTTAAACCATGTGTCCTTTCTCTAATGATTTACAGTAAGCATTGTTTAACACATGAACTTTTATATTTTGCCATCAGCTTTCATAACCTTTTTTCTATCCCCAAGTCCCTTTTAACTGGGTCATTTTTGAAAAGCATacattttactattatttttatattagttttatatatgaacattaaacaaatattgtttGTCATAGAAGCCACAATAAGACCAATAAGATTTGTCTATGACTCCAggaatttaacatttatttatgtattttgttaTAGATGTGCAAGCAGCAATATTGTCTTGCTCACACAAGCCTTCCAGAAGACTTTCATCATCCCAGATTTTATGACATTTGCATCCAATATTAACCAACTGTACTACAATGCACAAAATGAGCAAAGAGGCCAAGTGAGTTctacacatgcaaacacacatacacacacaaacaatcacTGGTGTTCTTCTCTACTCACTGTACATCAGTAACCTTGTCATGGCTTTGTGCCCAGGTAGCCAACTACATTCCTCAACTTGCTAAGTTTAGTCCTGATCTTTGGGGTGTGTCTTTGTGCACTGCTGATGGTCAGAGgtgagaaaatattttaaatgctcTACACAGATTTATTACTatgtctgttttaaatgtttatttctctctctctctctctctctctctctctctctctctctctctctctctctatctatctgtctatctatcttttaATCAGGCATTCTGTGGGAGACACAAGAGAACCATTCTGTTTGCAGTCGTGCATAAAGCCCCTTGAGTATGCTCTGGCTGTTCATGAATTTGGGACTGAGCATGTGCATAAATATGTGGGAAAAGAGCCCAGTGGAGtcacatttaacaaattaaGTTTAAATGAGGAAGGTAAGAATAAATTCTATGCCTGTTGACCTCCTTTGACCCATTTTATTTCTTCAacgataaaaaatgtaaaaacaagatTTTTACTGTGAAGGAAATAATTAATTGGTCCCCTGctcattttgtaaatgtactccttacaaagaaatgaacagtctagaatctTTGTGTtaggtttattttaagagagagagacagaatataaaaaaaatattcttgtgtATAAAagagagctgtcaaaggacattaGGGACaggattgtagacctgcacaaggctggaatgggctacaagaccatcagattgttgccttggccGTATGTTTTTGGTCATTGACATGCTGGAAGACACATCcgtgacccatcttcaatgttCTGGCTGAGGCCAGGAGGTTCTCAACCAAGAGTAAGgtcttcctgtacccttagcagagaaacaggcccaaagcagaatgtttcctccaTATTtaacagtggggatggtgtacTTGGGGTCATATTTagcatttctctgcctccaaacaCAGCAAGTTGGGTTGATGACAAAGAGATCAATGTTGGTCTCATCTcaccacatcacattctcctAAACCAtctctgaatcattcaggtgtttATTAGCAAACCTCAGATAGGCttgttcatgtgcattcttCAACAGAGAGACCTCggtgtgttaccaatggtttACTCAGCTGTCTTGAGATCATTAGCAACCTCCTCCCATATAATTCTGGGCTGATCCttcacctttctcagaatcatccttaACACATaaggtgagattttgcattgAGCTCCAGAGTGAGGGCGATTGacttatcttgtatttcttccattttcaaatTAACAGTGGTCTttttctcaccaagcttcttgctAGTGGTCTTaaagcccattccagccttgtgcaggtctacaatcttgtctgTGACATCCTTTGGCAGCTCTTTTTTCTTGCCCATGGTGGTTGAGAGGTTTAAACAGAAAAACCTGATTCTGTGacgggtgtcttttatacacataatgagtagatattaggagttctttcttaaagggTCAGGACtaatttgagtgtgtgtgatttagaattcttgctggttggtaggggatcaaatacttatttcactcgatcaaatacaaattaaataatatatattatttcattattattattattatttattttataatatttatatattttttatattctttctctGATAAAATAAACCTACCTTTTAAAAATCTAGACTGTTCATTACTTTGTAAGGgtgtaaatttacaaaatcagcagcgGATCAAACCATTACTTCTTCCACTGTAATGTattatacaaccccaattctaaAAAAGTTGGCATGCTGGAtataaaggtaaataaaaacagaatgtgatGATTAGCACATTTTatgaacccatattttattaacaatagaacatagaaaacatcaaaTTTTTCAACtaagtaaatgtattaatttaaggcCAAATAAGgccatttttaatttgatggctgcaacacatttCAAAAAGTTAAAACAGGGCCAAATTTACCATTGTGTGGCATCTCCTCTTATTTTAACACCAGTCTGTATACATCTGCGAACTGAGGAGACCAATTACTGGAAttttatgatgtgccaaatgttttttacatagtgaaaggtctggactgcagggAGTTCAGTTCAATGCTTAGACTCTTCTATTATAAAGCcatgtttttgttaaatatatgcAGTATGCGGTTTAACATTGTCTTGCTGGACTATGCAAGGTCTTCTCTGAAAAAAACTTGAACTAGATAGAAGTGTCTGTTGCTCTAAAACCAGAATATACCTTTTAGTGTTCATGGTATCTTTCCAAATTTGCAAGATGCCAATTCTATTGGCACTTATGTACCCCCATAACATTAGAGATGCAGACTTTTAAACTGACCGCTGATAACAAGGCAGATGGTCTCCTTCCTTTTTACTATAGAAGACGCTGTTTCCATGGATTCCAAAAAGAATTTTACATTCGTCTGACCACTGAATAGTTTTCCACATTGTCTCAGTCAACTTTAAATCAGCTTTGGTCCAGAGAAGCCATGTTTACATACAGCTTCTTCTTTTCataatagagatttaacctgcatttgtgaatgACACAGCAAACTGTGTCACGGACAATGatttctgtatgtgtttttgtgccCTTGCTGTGATTTTTCATTAaagaacatacattttaaatgtagcaTAGACAAAGATTTAAGTTTCTTGCTTGAAGGTCTAGCGGGATGTTTCTTGTCACACTCTGCTAATCCCAAACTCAGAATTTTCACCACAAGTGTAGAATTTTATAAGTACTACAaggtatttattaattattcatataCGACTTCTTATTAAGcatcaaaattaatattataccAGACCAACCTGAAACACCTCTCAATTGACGTATTCtaccttgtgtgtgttttttattgttattttttagaaaaaccTCATAATCCAATGGTTAATGCTGGGGCTATAGTGATCAGCTCTCTTCTAAAGGTATGAATGTTTCTattcatgaattttttttatcttttcacaccttacatactcagTATGCATTTAATTGGGTACAAGTACAATCCAGTGACATAGTTCAATAATGACGACAGGTTTTCATCTGTTGCTTTTGTTTACAGTCTCTGTTAGAACAGCTGATGAGGTGTGGGTGAGCAGGAGGTTAACTCACCCCCTGCTATAATAAGTGTCAGTTACTGGGGGTTGGTAAGAGGAGTGTCAGAGAGGGTATGCCATAGAACAGCTGCTAAgaaggatgaatgaatgagagaaACATAGTAACTATTTCACATGTACCACAGTGCCACTAGTTTTATTCAGTAAGCAATACAAGTGAGAACGTTTCTTTGAGATGACTGCCTAAAACGGCTCTTGAAAGAAATATATGGGTGTATTTTTAAGACAGAGGCCTTCCCCAGTTAGGATGCACTGCTGTAAACTTTCTCTACAGTGCATGTCATCCCCCGCTGCACTTCATAGAAGACCGAGTCTTAACCTCGGCTTTTATGGCATAACtataaagaggaaaaacacaTCAGCAAAGTGGTGTGTTGCAACAGCTGACACACAGAATAAGTGTCCAGTACTGTCTCAGATGATAGCCAGGAAAGCATTAAAGGTCTCTGACAGTTAGTATTGGTGTCAAGACTAAAACCGTGATTTATGGTCATGGTGGCAGTGGTGATAGTGTTTCTTCTGAGACCTCGTTCAGCCTAGTAATTTAGACAGTGATGTGCACACTGCCACCGTGTGTAAAAATATTACACTGCACAATAAGAACATGACAGGCTAAAACATTGCATTGAGATACCAACCAAGGGCAGACTTGTGTTAGGAAAATCACCTTTGGTCCCCAAAAAATGCTAATCATACATGCGTTTAACTGTTAACAGTAAATAATGAATGCTGAAATTGTAAATATCAATGTCTAATATGGCCCCACAAAATCCCACTAAATCTACCCCTGATCCCCAGCACCCATAACTCTATTGACTAGAGTGTCACTACATTATTAACCTATGCTGTCTTTATAACTTGCACATACAATTGTATGATGTACATTTtcccataaatatatatatattttattacatacatatttctatttttaattatgttactgtttacaaattacatttttttactctgtCTTTCACTGAAGCCTGGGTCCATGAAAGCTGAGAAATTCGATTATGTGAGTCaattactataatataatatattacaagtTATATATACTAGTTATAACCAATTATTTATCTCACAGATGATGGATTATATGAAGAGAATGGCAGGTGGCGAGTATGTGGGTTTCAGTAATGCCACGTAAGTCACCTTATTAGAGTTCGAACACTTTTCTGATTCATTAGTATTGTATTGCATGCATTGTATTTGTAGCATTTTACACCAATGTGGACAATCAATTCATGATAACTTTCTATTCATAGGTTTCAGTCAGAAAAAGAGACGGGTGATAGAAACTTTGCAATCGGTTATTATCTGAAGGAGAAAAAGGTTAGtatgcttttatatttattaaacatttgattCAAATTTCACTACTACTAGTCAGGTAGGTATAAAGTAAATTTTAACAATAAAGGTCTTGTGACATGTGAGTAAGTCTTGGCAAGGCTGTCTGTGTGTACTCACAGCTTTCCAACACtcaaacaatacatttattcattaatcatAAGGAATTGCTTTATCCTAGTCAAGGTCATGGTAGATTCAGAGTCTATATCAGGAATACTGGTGTGAGGTGGGAATACACTTGGAACTGGAAAGCAGTCCATCTAAGGGCACaatgcacacatacattcacacactcacacctacAGGGAATTTTAGTTTAGCCAATTCACCTTAAAAGCTTCTTTTCATTTAATGACAGTCACAACACAggttttctgttcattttaaatacagtaatcccccgtgtATCCCGGTGTTTACGTTTCAAAACCACCCGTGGTAAACAAATGTATATAGTCTATatagtactgtattaacattttactgcattttataataaatatttatatttttattaatacatttgatcatttcaacataaaactccctaaaaacaattccctataagttttttggtctatcgtgctatctgcGAGACACCGGGAAAATCAGTGAAACagattagttatgtggcaaatgcaagaTTCGAACCGCTGTAAAGcagggggattactgtacaagaaaaaaacatgctcGGTTCTAGTTTATGGTAATTGCACGTATTCTACAGATGTGGTAGCAAGAGATGGGCTAAACGATTTTGAAATCTTCAGtttgaatacaattttattttgtactcGCTGACTTTCTTAATTTCTGTGTGTTCCATAGTGTTTCCCCAATAGTTCAGACATGGTATCAGCTCTTGATTTCTACTTCCAGGTAACAATGCTTTTTTAATAACGGACATAAATGAACAATGCACAgatatactttttaaatgatttatgtcTGTCATTCTGTGTCCCACCAGCTGTGTTCCATTGAGGTTACCTGCGAGTCAGGGAGTGTCATGGCTGCCACGCTAGCTAATGGAGGAATCTGTCCAATCACAAGCGAGCGTGTGCTGAGTGCAGAGGCTGTGAGAAACACTCTCTGTCTCATGCACTCCTGTGGCATGAATGACTTCTCTGGCCAGTTTGCGTTCCATGTGAGTCTTTCACATATGCACAAACATactataaatgtgaaatgtttgcTTTGTGGGTTTCTACTGAAAGACCTTTTTATTAAAGTATTGATATTTCTCTCTACAAGGTGGGCTTGCCAGCTAAGTCAGGAGTATCTGGTGCTGTGCTTTTGGTAGTTCCTAATATCATGGGAGTGATGTGCTGGTCCCCACCAATTGATCGTGTGGGTAACAGTGTACGAGGCGTGCACTTCTGTCAGgtacacattattacacacacaaacatatacacacagaaaaataacTAACACTAACTGTATACTTTCTTTGTGGTGCTGTTTCCCAGGAGTTGGTTTCCCTCTTTAACTTTCATAATTATGATAACCTAAGACACTTTGCCAAGAAACTGGATCCTCGCAGACTGTCTGGGCATGAAAGGGTGAGACTCAAAGAGTCATATCTCATACATACTAATTTTTTATCATGTTAAAGCAGTTTTACATAACCTCAAAtcaacaacactgccagcattCATATTAAAGTTAACCTGTCTGAGCTTTTAAGCAACCGCTGGAGCTACATTTGGTATCTAAAATAGTTTGAAAATGAACTGCAATTGATGGCCTTCCAGGCTACATGCCCAGGGATAGGCTCTGGTAGTGGTTACTCAAGATGAATGGATGAACGAAATAGGTtgagtatatagtgtatgttttttttttttacagaacaaGGCTGTAATTGAGCTGATGTTTGCCGCATACAGTGGAGATGTCTCAGCGCTCAGGAGGTAAAAATAGTTTTCTTGGGCTGGAAATTTCAAACACTAAATTTAACAGGCTGTTTTTTCTCCCAattttaagattatttctggattgtATTGGTACTAGCAATTTgccactgaaaaaaaagaatactcCACAGTTTAGTCGTCAGTTTAGATTCCCAGTTTAcagtttagattagattcacTGGAAAATCATgtataaaagatttaaaatgtgCAATTCTATATCACAAATGTAATTAAGGTCTTTGGATGAAAGAACAATAATCTGTATACGGTTTTCAAACAGTAAACTATTTAAACAGTTCCATCTGAAAAAGGATAAAATACCGATGCAATGCATCTTTGACCATAGAATCTATTGAAGCGTCAATAGATTCACATAAAGGTTCTGGCTAATGATTACTGCCATTTGACCTATTTTGTATAACTACGTATTAACTAAACAGGTTTTCAGGCATTCTTGTCTTAGTACAAAGATGTGGTTGTATTAGAGGTTAATTTGAAAATACTGTCAAGTGTTCAATTTCTTTGTTTGTCCAATAAAAATCTTACAATGTTCACAGGTTTGCTTTGTCAGCAGTGGATATGGAGTTGAGGGATTATGATTCTCGGTCAGCTCTGCATTTGGCTGCTGCAGAAGGTAAACCATCTTCATATATATGCTAGTGCTTTTCATACACAATGCTGCATTCAGTGTCTGGTTGCATTTTAGGTCATCTGGAAGCTGTTAAGTTCTTAACAGGGACATGCAGAGTGAATCCTCACGTTAGGGACAGGTGAATACCTCATGCCCCACCATTCTCTGATCTTCCTGATGACATTATGGTGATAAAAATTATCATTTCTTTATGTATCTGCTGCTGTCTCAGGTGGGGAAACACACCCCTGGATGATGCTGTGGAGTTTGGACAGGCCAGTGTGGTTGAGGTCTTAAAGGAATATCAGCGTATTTACTCCCATACTCTGAAGCCTGAGGAGATCAGCACACATGGCAACAGTAAGGCTGCACTGGATGCAGACAATCTGGGGAACATGTAGACTCTGGAGGGGTTTGTGTGAGATCACATCATGAAATGCATAAAGACGATACATTATGAGTCTGCCATTTAAatgaaaggttttaaaaaaaaacaggtgtgttGTTGATACCATGTGCTGTTTAGTGTCTGGCTTTTCAAATTAGATCGAACAGTATGAATTAACCCAGTTATTATTCAATGTATTAGACTAGATCTTTAAAGCTTTGCTCAATTCCTACTCTTTCCAGCAGTCAACTATCTTGAGTAACGTAATAAGACATCAAGAGATTATTACAACACGACAGGTGTAATGGgagtaaataatatatacagtgaatcatttaatt includes:
- the gls2a gene encoding glutaminase kidney isoform, mitochondrial, translated to MLGLKHLGSICAGVSLIRQGGKVSIGNGHLYRRSLIRMMRTSSALAQHPRHQHVFLETDPEMDSKGSGSGLEDLLFYTITQGEKKISVGRFISELESTGLLTSDPRLRDCMQQLHQAVHESAGTAMMDQELFRKCASSNIVLLTQAFQKTFIIPDFMTFASNINQLYYNAQNEQRGQVANYIPQLAKFSPDLWGVSLCTADGQRHSVGDTREPFCLQSCIKPLEYALAVHEFGTEHVHKYVGKEPSGVTFNKLSLNEEEKPHNPMVNAGAIVISSLLKPGSMKAEKFDYMMDYMKRMAGGEYVGFSNATFQSEKETGDRNFAIGYYLKEKKCFPNSSDMVSALDFYFQLCSIEVTCESGSVMAATLANGGICPITSERVLSAEAVRNTLCLMHSCGMNDFSGQFAFHVGLPAKSGVSGAVLLVVPNIMGVMCWSPPIDRVGNSVRGVHFCQELVSLFNFHNYDNLRHFAKKLDPRRLSGHERNKAVIELMFAAYSGDVSALRRFALSAVDMELRDYDSRSALHLAAAEGHLEAVKFLTGTCRVNPHVRDRWGNTPLDDAVEFGQASVVEVLKEYQRIYSHTLKPEEISTHGNSKAALDADNLGNM